The following is a genomic window from Armatimonadota bacterium.
GGTACCCTCCCCGCGAGGTCGCCGCAGCCACCGCGGTAAGCCTCACCGTGGCGGTCCGCCAGCTTCCCTGGCTTTGGAGCCGGCTTCAGCGATGGCGGCCTCCCGTGCCCGGTTCCCCTTAGGAGGTAGGCTTGGGACAGCCCGTGGCGGTGGTCACGGAGTCCGTTTCCTGCCTGACTCCTTCCCTCTGCGGGGAATGGGGAATCCTCCTCGTGCCCATGTGGGTCCTCCGCGGGGAGCACGGCTACCGCGATGGCATCGACGTGACCGTCCGGGAGGTCCTCACATGGCTTGCAGAGGGTCCTCCCTACCCCACCGCCTCTGCTCCTTCCCCTGCGGACTACCTCGCGGCCTTCGAGGAGGTTGCGCGTCAGGGGGCGGAACGGGTGGTCGTGCTCACGGTGGCCCGGTGGCTCTCGGCCGCGCACGACCACGCCCGGCGGGCAGCGGCTCGTTCGCCGATCCCCGTGGAGGTGGTGGATACAGGGACCGCAGCCGCGGCCCAGGGCCTGGTGGTGCGCGAAGCGGCCCGGCGCCTCTGGATGGGTGTACCGGTAGAGGAGGTGAGGCGCTGGGTCGCGCAGGCAGGGCCACGGGCTCGCCTTGTGGCCCTGGTGCGTTCCCTGGAGCATCTCGCCCGCAGCGGTCGGATCCCCCGCCTGGTCCATCTCCTGAACCGCCGCCTCGGAACCGTTCCCCTACTGGCCATCGGAGAGGGCCGGGTCCGGCGGGCTGGGGTGGCGCCGGGGTATGAGGCCGCGGTCCGGCGGCTCGTGGCGGAGGTGCAGAGAGCGAGAAGGCACGCGACCTGGCTGCAGGTGGCGGTGACCGGGGTGGGAATGCCGGAGGAAGCCCAGCGGCTTGCACAGACCCTCCGGGAGCTCCGGGTGGCGGACGCCCTTGACCTGCTCCCCTTTACCCCCGTGATGGCGGTGAACACGGGGCCGGAGGTCCTGGGGGTAGCGTACCTGGCGGAGCCCTAGAACCCGGGTTCTTCGGGGCACGCGGGCCCGTCGCCGGAGAGCTCCTCTGGAAGCCGCGTCGCCCGGACCTCCTCCACACTCCCCCAGCGGAGGGCCTGTGCCAGGACAAGGTGCGGGGCGGAGGTGTGGAGGTGGATCCGAAGCAAACCGTCCCGCTCCGCCACCACCACCGCATCTCCCAGTCGCTCCAGGGTGCGCCGTACGCGGGTCACGGACGTCCGGCGCATCTGGACGAGCACCTCCGTGCAGTAGCGCACGGTCGTGGAAGTGGACTGGGAGGAAGCCGCCAGGGCGGGGATTCGGGCCGCGGGTGCGGGAGGGGAGAGGGGTGGGGGTACAGTGCCCCGGAGGGCGCCGGCCATGGCCTCCAGCAGGGCCACCAGGCCGGCCGCGCCCGCATCCACCACGCCCGCGCGGCGCAGCACGGGCAGCATCCGGGGGGTCTGGATCCATGCGGTCCGGGCCGCGGCGGCCGCGCGGTCCAGTACCTGGAGCGGTCCTTCCGCGTGGACTTCCGCGCCCGCGGCGGCCGCGTCCGCCACCGTCAGGACGGTTCCCTCCACGGGCTCCTGAACCGCGCTTCGGGCCAAGCGCGCGGCCAGACGGAGGGCTGCGGCTAACTGCACGGCGTCGGCCTCCCTGAGGCCCTTCCAGGCCTCGCTCAGGCCGTAGAGATACTCCGCCAGGATGGCGCCCGAGCTCCCGCGGGCACCCAGGAACGCGCCCCGGGCCGCCGCGGCGGCGGTTCGTCCCAGCTCGTCGCCCTCCTCGGCACGCACGGCCTCCACGGCCGCGGCCAGGGTGGCGCACAGGTTCGACCCGGTGTCGTGATCGGCCACCGGGAAGACGTTCAGGGCGTTCACCTCGGCACGGCACCGGCGGAGCTCCGCCAGCGCGGTTTCCAGGGCGGTAGCAAAGTGTCCCCCGGTAAACCGCTCTCCGGCCGGATCTGCGGCTTCGTCCGACCGCGCCTCCGCAGGATCCCCCATAGAGGCTTCCTCCTCCCGCAGCCACAGGGGAACTCGTGCGTTGGGGGCCACGCGCGGAAACTGGCCCGCTACCGGCCCCACACGAGGGCGCAGGCGGCCCAAGTGAAGCCTCCCCCGAACGCCACCAGCACTACCCGGTCGTCCTCCCGGATGCGGCCGTCCCGGACCGCCTCCCACAGGGCCAGGGGTACGGAGGCGGAGGAGGTGTTCCCGTAGCGGTCGATGTTGCAGAGGAACCGGTCAAACGGCATCTCCAGAGCCCGGGCCACTGCCTCCACGATGCGCCGGTTCGCCTGATGGGGCACGATCCAGTTCACCTCCTCCAGGGCCCACCCAGCCCTCCGGACCACCTCCGCCACGGCCTCCGGAACCACCCGCACCGCCAGTCGGAAGAGGGTGCGGCCGTCCATACGGACGTAGTGGAGGCGCTGCGCCACGGTCTGCGGGCTCGCCGGAAGCCGTGTGCCTCCCGCCGGCATCTTGAGCACATCCCCCGCGCTTCCGTCCGAGCCCACCACCACCGCGTGCACCCCCCGCTCGCCCTGTGCGGGCCCCAGGACCACCGCCCCTGCTCCGTCTCCCACGAGCACGCAGAGGGTTCGGTCCGTCCAGTCCACGATCTTGCTAAGCACCTCAGAGCCCACCACCAGCACGTACCGGGCCGCTCCACCCGCGATCATCTGGGATCCCAGGATCACCCCGTACACGAAGCCGGAGCACGCGGCGAGGAGGTCGAAGGCGCCTGCCCGGCGGGCGCCAAGCCGGTCCTGCACCAGGCACGCGGTGGCCGGGAGGAGATAATCGGGCATGGTAGTGGCGCAGATGATGAGGTCCAACTCCCCCGGGGAGACTCCTGCCTCCCGCAGGGCCTCCTCCGCCGCGGGGAGTGCCAGGTCCGAGGTGGCCACGTCTGGGTCCGCCACGTGCCGGGTGCGGATCCCCGTGCGTTCCACGATCCACGCATCGGAGGTGTCCACCATCCGCGCGAGGTCGTGATTGGTGAGCACCCGGCCCGGCACATAAGCTCCGACCCCCAGGATCGCGGCGCGGAGGGAAGATCCCTGCATCCCCATCACACCTCACTCCGGGAGCGCTGGTAGGCGCCCATCAGGGTAAGGCCGCCGTCCACCACGATCACCTGCCCCACGATCCACTCCGCGTCGTCCGAGCACAGAAAGGCGATGACCTTGGCGATGTCCTCCGGCGTGCCCATCCTCCCCTTTGGGGTGGAGGCCACCATGGCCCGGGTGAAGCCCTCCAGATCCCCCTCCGTATACACCTCCAGGGACTCCGTGTCCACGACCCCCGGGCTCACCGCATTCACCGTGATCCCCAGCGGAGCCGCCTCCACGGCCAGGTACCGGGTGAGGGCCTCCAGAGCCGCCTTGGCGCTCGCCAGGAGCGCGTAGTCCGGGAGGTAGCGCTGGGTGGGGAAGCCGGAGACCGTAACGATGCGACCCCGGCGGCCCTGCATGAGCCGCATGGCCTCCTGAGCCGCCTGCACGAAGCTGAACACGTTCAGCTGGTAGGTGCGCGTGAGGTGGTGGGGTTTGAGGGCCTCGATGCGCCGGAAGGCGGTGGCGGCCGCGTTGGCCACGAAGATGTCGAGGTATCCGAACCGCTCCTCGATGGCCCGGAACAGCGCGGAGACCTCCTCCGACTGCTCGAGATCCGCCTGCACCGCCTCCGCTCTCCGGCCCAGGGCGGTGATGGCCTCCACCACCTCCGAAGCCCGGTCCTCCCGCCTCCGGTAGTGCACCACCACGTCCGCCCCCCGCTCCGCGAGCAACAGAGCGGTGGCACGCCCGATTCCCCGGCTAGCCCCGGTTACCAGCGCAACCTTGCCCTGTAGCGTCACGGTTCTCCCTCCGGTGTGATGACGTACCGCACGGCCTCCGGCGGGCGGGCCCGCAGGGTCGCGATGGCCTCGTGGATCCGCACCAGCGGCCATGTGCGGGTCACGCTACGGCTGAGATCCAGCCGGCCGGAAGCAGCCAGGCTGATGACGGTGGCGATCTCGTGCGGGGTGGCTCCGAAGGCGGAACGGATCTCGATCTCCCGGCGCACCAGATACGAGGAGCCCGGAAGCACCAGGGGTTCGTCCGAAACCCCCACCAGCACCACCCGGCCGCCGATGCGGGTGGCGCCGATGGCTGCCCGCACCGTCTCCGGGCGGGAGACGAAGTCCACGGTGAGGTCCACCCCTCTGCCGTCCGTGAGACGCCGGATCTCCCGCACGGGGTTGCGATCCTGGGCCGCCACCACCACCTGCACGCCCAGGGGCCCCAGCCGCCGTGCGGTGGCCTCCCGCCGCACCACCACGATCACCGGATCCCCGCCGAAGAGTTTCGCCAGCAGCGCCCCGTGGGTTCCCACCCCACCCGCTCCGTAGATGGCCACGCTCTGGCCCGGCTGCAGCTGCCCGCGGGTCAGCACCGCGTGAAACGCGGTGGCCACCGCGTCCGGCAGGATGGCGCCCACCTCAAACGGCAGCGCCCCGGGCAGGTGAAAGAGGTTCTGAGCGGGTACCACGATGTACTCCGCGAACCCCCCGGGCCGCGTGAGCCCGATGAGCTCCGGGGAAAGGCACGCGGACTGCCGGCCATCCAAGCACGACCAGCACCGGCCGCACGCCACGTAGGGATTCACCACCACCCGGTGGCCTGGCCGCCACGGCTCCGCGTCCTCCCCCGCCTCCACCACCTCCCCCGCCACCTCGTGCCCCAGCACCACGGGCCACCGGACCTCCGGGGGGAGTCGCAGACCGTCCAGGATTTCCAGATCCGTCCCGCAGATCCCCGCGGCCCGCACCAGCACCAGCACCTCTCCCCTTCCGGGCCGGGGATCCGGGACCTGCTCCAGGCGCAGCTCCCGATGGGGCGAACGCTCGTACACCCGGGCCGCGAGCACCCTACGCCTCCGATGCACCGGACCCCAGAAGGGATCGGGCGATCACCAGCTTCTGGATCTCCGCGGTCCCTTCCTCGAACCACAGGGCCCGGGCGTCCCGGTAGATCCGCTCGATGGGGTGCCCCCGCAGGTACCCGATCCCGCCGCAGATCCGCAGGGCCTTATCCGTCACCCGTCCCACCATCTCCAGGCCATAGAGCTTGGCCATGGCGGCCTCCGTGGTGCAGGGTTCTCCCGCATCCACCTTCCGGGCCGCATCCAGCACCAGCAGCCGCGCAGCCTGTACGTCCACCGCCATCTCCGCCAGGGCAAACTGGATGGCCTGTCTCTGCGCGAGGGGTCTGCCGAAGGTAACCCGGCGCTGCGCGTGTGCCTTCGCAACCTCCAGGGCCCGCTGCGCCAGCCCCACGCAGCTGGCGGCGATGGAGATGCGGCTCGGGTCGAGAAAGCCCCGCAACACCATCCTTAACCCCTGCCCCTCCTCCCCGAGGACCGCCTCTTGGGGCACAAAGCAGTCCTCGAACTCGAGCAAACCGTGCCCCGTGCCCACCAGCCCCATACCGTCCGGCTGGAGGGTGATCCGCAGACCGGGGCTTGTGCGGGGCACGAGGAAGGCGGAGATCCCCTCAGCCCCCCGGCTGCGATCCGTATAGGCCACCACGATAAAGGCCTCCGCGAGGTCCGCGAAGGTGATGAGCCACTTGCGTCCCCGCAGCACCCACCCCCCTCGCACCCGCCGGGCCTCCGTGCGGATGTCCGTCCCTGTGCCCGCATCGGGCTCCGTGAGGGCGAACGCCAGCCTGGCCTCTCCCGTGGCCCAACGGGAGAGGTAGCGGTGTTTCTGCTCCTCCGTCCCGTACCGGTCCAGCAGACGCCAGAGGCCGTTGTGGACGTGCACCACCATGCGCACGGACCCGTGGGCCTGGGCCACCACCTCCAGGATGGGAAGGTACTCCATCATGCGCAGGCCCCACCCGCCGTATCGGGTGGGCAACGTGAGGCGCAACAGGCCCTTCTGAGCGAGCCGATTCCACAGGTCCGGAGGGACCGCCCGGTTCCGCTCGATCTCCGCCGCGGCCTCCTCCAGTTCCCCGAGCACGAAGGCCCGGATCTCCTCTCGATAGGCCACTAGATCCTGCGGGCGCTCCACGGCCCTGCATCCTCCCCAGCTGTGCACGCATAGGGACTCTACTTCCGACCCTTCCACGGCACCGGTATCCGGAGTATTCTGCACGAACCCCTAAAGTCCTACTCCCCCGACGATCTCCGTTCGGGGATCGTTGTCCTGGAGGGGATCCCGTGGTAGAGTGCTGGGCGGAGTGCACGCCCAAGGGGGTCGTATGGACAAGCAAACGGTACTCGAGCGGGCTGAGGAACTCGGGGTGCGGTTTGTGCGCCTGCAGTTCACGGACATCTTCGGCACCCTGAAGAACGTGGAGATCCCCGCGGACCTGCTGGAGCGGGCGCTCGAGGGCGAGATCATGTTCGACGGATCCTCCATTGAGGGGTTCGTGCGCATCGAGGAGTCGGACATGTACCTGGTGCCCGACCCCTCCACCTTCGCCGTCTTCCCCTGGAAGGAAGGGGAGGTGAAGACCGCCCGCCTTATCTGCGACGTGTACACCGCGGACGGCGAGCCCTTTGAAGGGGATCCCCGGTACGTGCTCAAGCGGATGGTCCAGCGGGCGGCCCGGTCGGGCTACACCATGATGGCAGGCCCGGAGTGCGAGTTCTTCCTGTTCCCCGTGGATCAGGAGGGGGAGCCCGTGCTCACCACCCACGACCGGGCGGGCTACTTCGACCTCGCCCCCATCGATCAGGGGGAGGAGGCCCGGGCAGACATGATCACCGCCCTGCGGGCCATGGGGTTTGAGGTGGAAGCCGGCCACCACGAGGTCGCGCACGGCCAGCATGAGATCGACTTCAAGTACGCGGACGTGCTGCGCACCGCGGACAACGTGGCCACCTTCCGGTTCGTGGTCCGCACCATCGCCCGACGGCACAACCTCCACGCCACCTTCATGCCCAAGCCCATTGCAGGCATCAACGGAAGCGGCATGCACACCCACCAGTCCCTCTTCCGGGACGGCCGCAACGCCTTCTACAATCCGGAAGGCCCGTACCAGCTGAGCCAGGAATGCCTGTGGTACATCGGAGGACTCCTGACCCACGCGCGGGGGATGACCCTGGTCACCAATCCCCTGGTGAACTCCTACAAGCGGCTGGTCCCGGGCTATGAGGCCCCCGTGTACATCGCGTGGGCAGAGCGCAACCGCTCCCCCCTCGTGCGGGTCCCCGCGGCCCGGGGGGAAGGTACCCGGGTGGAGCTGCGCATGCCCGATCCCTCCTGCAACCCGTACCTGGCCTTCGCGGTGATGCTGGCCGCAGGCCTGGACGGCATCGAGCGCCACCTCGATCCCGGACCGCCCCTCAACCGCAACATCTACGCCATGACGGAGGAGGAGCTGGATCGCCTCCAGATCCGGGTCCTGCCCCGTAACCTCGGGGAGGCCATCGAGGCGTTCCTCGCGGACGAGGTGGTGTGCGAGGCCCTGGGCTCCCACATCGTCTCCGACCTGGTGCGGGCCAAGCGGCAGGAGTGGCGGGAGTACTCTGCCCAAGTGCACGCCTGGGAGATCGAGCGCTACCTCACCCGGTACTAGGGCAATCGTGGCACGGAAGTTGCATTCCCTCAGGGGGGATGCGGTGCCTCCGGTGCGGTGGGACGCTTCAGGTCTCTATCTCCGGCCGGTTCGTCCGATCCGAGGAGGGGTGGGTGTGGGTGCGGGCCGTCTGGAGGACCTGCACCGGGTGCGGGGCGGAGTGGCCGGATCTGGATCCCTCCCTGCGGTGCACCCCGGTGCGGGAGTTCACCGAGAGCCTGCGGGGGCTGCAACGCTCAGGGGATCTCATCGTGGTTCGGCACCCGGATGGCTCCCTCGAGGTGGTGAGCTGACCGGCTGACCTCCGCCCCAAAGAGGAAGATGGCGGCCACCGCATATCCCCATACCAGGAAGACCACCGCGCCTGCAAGCGACCCGTACACCAGCTGGTAGTGCACGAGACGGCCCACCCCCCAGAACATCCCCTGTCGGGCCAACTCGAAGAGGACCGCTCCCACAAGACTCCCCGGCCAGAGGTGCCGCCAAGGGATCCTACGGTTCGGCAGGAGCCGGTAGGCGGCCAGGAAGGCGAGAAGGACGAGGAGGAAGGGCAGGAAGACCCGGAGCCCCCACACCCCGAGGATCCCCCGGAACCACCGTGCGAGTTCCTCCGGTGCGAACCGCTCCACGAGCCCAAGGGCCACGGTCCACACGAGGGAAACTCCCAGGATGGCCCCCACAAGAAGGGTGGTCAGGATCTCCTGGAGCTTCCGCCTCCAGTAGGCCCGGGCCCGTTTTACCCCCCAGATGCGGTTGAGGGCGTGACGGGCAACGCCCGCGGCCGCGCTGCAGGTCCACAGGAACGTGGCCACGGCCGCGATGCCCACGGTCCCCCGGGCCCGGGTGGCCTCCTCCACGTTCCGGTAGATGACCTCCGCGGCCTGAGGGGGAAGGTAGAGGGTGAGGGTGTCTGCCAGGGAGGCGCGGAGGTCGGACTCCTCCACAAAGAAGGCGGCAATGGCCGTGGCCCCGAGGAGCAGGGGGAAGACGGAGAGCAACACGTGGTACGCGATGGCCGCGGCGACCACCGTGCCGTCATGATCCACAAAGCCCCGAAGGGCGGCCCGCACAACCTGGGTGGACGTCCTCACGGCCCCATTGTAGGCCCCCGTTGCCGGGGAGGGGCCAGTTGCCTATAATGCTGGTGCGCGGGCGGTTAGCTCAGTGGGAGAGCGCCTGCTTCACACGCAGGAGGTCAGAGGTTCAAGTCCTCTACCGCCCACCATACCCGAGCAGAACCCACGGGGAGGGGCAAGCGGGAGGGGGAGGCGGAGGGGTGCGTGCGCTCTACGTCCTGGCGGCTCTGAACCTGGCCGACGGGACTTTAACCGCCCTGTGGATCCGCTTCTTCCCCAACCTGGAGTGGAACCCTGTCTTCCGCGCCCTCGTGGAGACCTACGGGGTGGGAGGCTCCTTTCTCGTAAAAGCGGCTCTCTCGGGCGTTCTAGTATTGCGGGCCCACATGGGCCGCACCCTCGGCCGCTGGGAGAGGGCGGCCCTCCGAGGGCTCAGCTGGGTATACGCGGCCGCGGTGGCCCAGCAGGTTCCCATCGTGGTCTGGCTGGCCCTGCAGTTCAACGGGTAGGGGGGAAAGCCATGGATCCCAGAGTCACCAAACTCGCACAGGTGCTGGTGCGGTACTCCTTGGAGGTCCGGCCGGGGCAACTCGTACGCATCGCGGGCCCCGCGATCGCGGAACCTCTCCTGGTGGAGAGCTACCGCCAGGTGTTGCGGGCGGGAGCCCACCCCATCCTGCGCGTCACGCTGGACGGGATCGAAGAGGTGTTCTACAAGGAGGCCAGCGAGGAGCAGCTCCGCTTTGTGCCGGAGCTGCAGAAGCTCGAGGTGGAGCACATCGATGCCTCCCTCGGCGTCTGGGCCAACTACAACACCCGAGCCCTCACCCACACGCCGCCCGACCGCCAACGGATCCGGCGCGAGGCACTGCGCTCTATCAGCCAACGGTTCCTGGAGCGGGCCGCCGCGGGCGCGCTGCGCTGGGTGGGAACCCAATACCCCACCCAGGCGGACGCTCAGGAGGCGGAGATGTCCCTGCGGGAGTACGAGGACTTCGTGTACGGCGCGGGCCACCTCGATGCCCCGGATCCCGTGGCGG
Proteins encoded in this region:
- a CDS encoding acyl-CoA dehydrogenase family protein → MERPQDLVAYREEIRAFVLGELEEAAAEIERNRAVPPDLWNRLAQKGLLRLTLPTRYGGWGLRMMEYLPILEVVAQAHGSVRMVVHVHNGLWRLLDRYGTEEQKHRYLSRWATGEARLAFALTEPDAGTGTDIRTEARRVRGGWVLRGRKWLITFADLAEAFIVVAYTDRSRGAEGISAFLVPRTSPGLRITLQPDGMGLVGTGHGLLEFEDCFVPQEAVLGEEGQGLRMVLRGFLDPSRISIAASCVGLAQRALEVAKAHAQRRVTFGRPLAQRQAIQFALAEMAVDVQAARLLVLDAARKVDAGEPCTTEAAMAKLYGLEMVGRVTDKALRICGGIGYLRGHPIERIYRDARALWFEEGTAEIQKLVIARSLLGSGASEA
- a CDS encoding zinc-binding dehydrogenase — encoded protein: MLAARVYERSPHRELRLEQVPDPRPGRGEVLVLVRAAGICGTDLEILDGLRLPPEVRWPVVLGHEVAGEVVEAGEDAEPWRPGHRVVVNPYVACGRCWSCLDGRQSACLSPELIGLTRPGGFAEYIVVPAQNLFHLPGALPFEVGAILPDAVATAFHAVLTRGQLQPGQSVAIYGAGGVGTHGALLAKLFGGDPVIVVVRREATARRLGPLGVQVVVAAQDRNPVREIRRLTDGRGVDLTVDFVSRPETVRAAIGATRIGGRVVLVGVSDEPLVLPGSSYLVRREIEIRSAFGATPHEIATVISLAASGRLDLSRSVTRTWPLVRIHEAIATLRARPPEAVRYVITPEGEP
- a CDS encoding ketoacyl-ACP synthase III; this encodes MQGSSLRAAILGVGAYVPGRVLTNHDLARMVDTSDAWIVERTGIRTRHVADPDVATSDLALPAAEEALREAGVSPGELDLIICATTMPDYLLPATACLVQDRLGARRAGAFDLLAACSGFVYGVILGSQMIAGGAARYVLVVGSEVLSKIVDWTDRTLCVLVGDGAGAVVLGPAQGERGVHAVVVGSDGSAGDVLKMPAGGTRLPASPQTVAQRLHYVRMDGRTLFRLAVRVVPEAVAEVVRRAGWALEEVNWIVPHQANRRIVEAVARALEMPFDRFLCNIDRYGNTSSASVPLALWEAVRDGRIREDDRVVLVAFGGGFTWAACALVWGR
- a CDS encoding YihY/virulence factor BrkB family protein, which codes for MRTSTQVVRAALRGFVDHDGTVVAAAIAYHVLLSVFPLLLGATAIAAFFVEESDLRASLADTLTLYLPPQAAEVIYRNVEEATRARGTVGIAAVATFLWTCSAAAGVARHALNRIWGVKRARAYWRRKLQEILTTLLVGAILGVSLVWTVALGLVERFAPEELARWFRGILGVWGLRVFLPFLLVLLAFLAAYRLLPNRRIPWRHLWPGSLVGAVLFELARQGMFWGVGRLVHYQLVYGSLAGAVVFLVWGYAVAAIFLFGAEVSRSAHHLEGAIRVPNHDEIP
- a CDS encoding DegV family protein → MGQPVAVVTESVSCLTPSLCGEWGILLVPMWVLRGEHGYRDGIDVTVREVLTWLAEGPPYPTASAPSPADYLAAFEEVARQGAERVVVLTVARWLSAAHDHARRAAARSPIPVEVVDTGTAAAAQGLVVREAARRLWMGVPVEEVRRWVAQAGPRARLVALVRSLEHLARSGRIPRLVHLLNRRLGTVPLLAIGEGRVRRAGVAPGYEAAVRRLVAEVQRARRHATWLQVAVTGVGMPEEAQRLAQTLRELRVADALDLLPFTPVMAVNTGPEVLGVAYLAEP
- a CDS encoding SDR family oxidoreductase — translated: MTLQGKVALVTGASRGIGRATALLLAERGADVVVHYRRREDRASEVVEAITALGRRAEAVQADLEQSEEVSALFRAIEERFGYLDIFVANAAATAFRRIEALKPHHLTRTYQLNVFSFVQAAQEAMRLMQGRRGRIVTVSGFPTQRYLPDYALLASAKAALEALTRYLAVEAAPLGITVNAVSPGVVDTESLEVYTEGDLEGFTRAMVASTPKGRMGTPEDIAKVIAFLCSDDAEWIVGQVIVVDGGLTLMGAYQRSRSEV
- a CDS encoding DUF5658 family protein, with the translated sequence MRALYVLAALNLADGTLTALWIRFFPNLEWNPVFRALVETYGVGGSFLVKAALSGVLVLRAHMGRTLGRWERAALRGLSWVYAAAVAQQVPIVVWLALQFNG
- the glnA gene encoding type I glutamate--ammonia ligase: MDKQTVLERAEELGVRFVRLQFTDIFGTLKNVEIPADLLERALEGEIMFDGSSIEGFVRIEESDMYLVPDPSTFAVFPWKEGEVKTARLICDVYTADGEPFEGDPRYVLKRMVQRAARSGYTMMAGPECEFFLFPVDQEGEPVLTTHDRAGYFDLAPIDQGEEARADMITALRAMGFEVEAGHHEVAHGQHEIDFKYADVLRTADNVATFRFVVRTIARRHNLHATFMPKPIAGINGSGMHTHQSLFRDGRNAFYNPEGPYQLSQECLWYIGGLLTHARGMTLVTNPLVNSYKRLVPGYEAPVYIAWAERNRSPLVRVPAARGEGTRVELRMPDPSCNPYLAFAVMLAAGLDGIERHLDPGPPLNRNIYAMTEEELDRLQIRVLPRNLGEAIEAFLADEVVCEALGSHIVSDLVRAKRQEWREYSAQVHAWEIERYLTRY
- a CDS encoding DAK2 domain-containing protein, whose amino-acid sequence is MGDPAEARSDEAADPAGERFTGGHFATALETALAELRRCRAEVNALNVFPVADHDTGSNLCATLAAAVEAVRAEEGDELGRTAAAAARGAFLGARGSSGAILAEYLYGLSEAWKGLREADAVQLAAALRLAARLARSAVQEPVEGTVLTVADAAAAGAEVHAEGPLQVLDRAAAAARTAWIQTPRMLPVLRRAGVVDAGAAGLVALLEAMAGALRGTVPPPLSPPAPAARIPALAASSQSTSTTVRYCTEVLVQMRRTSVTRVRRTLERLGDAVVVAERDGLLRIHLHTSAPHLVLAQALRWGSVEEVRATRLPEELSGDGPACPEEPGF